The genomic interval TGACTGCGATCGTCATGGCGATGCTCCGTTTCTATCGTTTTCTTTCCTTATTAAACCACACTTCGCCCGCAAATACAAGAAAACGGAGGGCGTCCCTGACGTCACGCACGCAGGCGATCGTCCTTGTGCCTCCGCTCGACCGGGATTGAGGCCAAAGCCTCCCCTTACACAGGGAAGCCAAGGGCGTATCACCGAAACTGCCAACAGGAATCTCTGCCTGCCCCCGCAAACAAAAAACCGGCGGCAGCCAATCTGGCTGCCGCCGGTCTTCCGGGCGTGTGGTCACTTTTTCGGCACGTCGCACTCGGGCATCAGCTCGTCGCTCATGACGGCCAGCACGTGCTCGAACGTCGCCAGTTCCTCGGGCGTGAACCGCTCGTGGATGCGCGCCATCACCGTGTCGATGTAGCTCTGCATGAGGCCGTTGTAGCAGTAGAACTTGTCCGACAGCTTCAGGTGGTATTCGCGCCGGTCGGTGTCGGAGTTCTCCTTGACGATGTAGCCCTTGCGGATGAGATTGTTGACCTTATAGGTCGCGTTGGACTGCGAGATGCCGAGAAAATCCGCAAACTGACCGATGGTCGGCGCGTCGAGCTCGTGGATGACCTCGACGGAGAACGCCTCCATCGCGCTCAGCGAGCCCTCGCGCTCGCGCACCTGCGAAAACAGGCGGCGAAAAAATTGCAGCTTAAACTTCTCGTACACACTCTGAAAATTCTGCTCCAGCATCGGAAGCTCCCCCCTTACTTCTTCGATTCGCAAGATATTTTCTTTTTTACACCAAAGTGGCAAAAAAGTAAAGAGCCGGACGCGGAGAAATTCCCGCGTCCGGTAAAATTAAGCAGAATTTAACGCCTCACGGCGCTTTCGGCCCTTCGTCGGGCTTGGACTGGGGTGCGTCCTCGCCGAGGACCTCGCCCGTCGTCTCGACGGCGGTGGCGTCGTCCACGAAGTCGTGCACGGCGGCCTTCACGTCCTTGACAAAGATGGCGGCATACACGACGGTGCACAGGTTCTGCACGCCGTCGACGATGAGCGACACGCCCATCATGATCGTGAGCACCTGCTTGCCGTCAAAGGGGTTGAACACCAGCAGGATGCCCAGCACCAGGCACACGACCGTGCACACGAGCGTGACCCACCACGAGTGCGCGCCCATGCGCCGCGAATCGACGGCGACCTGCAGCTTAAAGACGCTGTCGACGAGCACGAGCAGGCCGATCATGACCGAGAGGATGTCCGTCAGCGCCGGCGCGCGCCAGAGCATGAGCGCGCCGAGGATGATGCAGAACAGGCCGACTGCAAAGTCGAACCGGATGGCCACACCCTCGACCTCGCGGATGAAATAGAGCACGATCTTCATCACGCCGAACACGGCCATAGCCGCGCCGAGAATGCGGCAGATCATGACCAGCGACGTCTCGGGGTTCACGACAAGATAGATGCCGAGCAGCAGGAACATCGCGCTGAGCACGACGTAGCTCCACTTGATGCGCTTGAATACCTTCATGCCTTTCCTCCTTACAGGCCGAGCGGCTCGTCGATGAGCACGACCTCGACCTTGGCCATGTCCATCATCTGTCCCCAGAGCACGAGCAGCGCGTTGCAGCCGCGGCTCTTGCTGCGGCAGTCGAGGCAGCGGCCGGCTGTGTGGCACGGCTGGTCGCCGTCAAAGCGCTGCATGTTCTGCACGGCGGCGGTGTTGCGCGCGCGCGACAGGGCACTGTCAAAGTCCGGGCAGATCTTGTTCGTGCCCGCGACGATGTACACCGTCTTGCCGATGCCGTAGACCATGGCGGCAAGACGGTTGCCGCGGCCGTCGATGTTGAGGATCTGGCCGTCTTCCGTAATGGCGTTGGCGCTGCTGAGGTACACGGGCGCGGTCAGCGCGTGGTCGAGCGTGTCAAAGCCCGGCGTGCGCCAGTGCCACCAGACGGTGTTGTGCTTGGTGAGCCGGTCGTACAGGCCGATCTGGTCGATGGTCTTGCTGCCGCCGATGCCGACGGTCGTGCCGTCGATCGCGCCGTCGAGATAGTCCGCCGCCTCGCGCCCGGTGGCGAAGTGCTGCACGGCGAAGCCGCGGCCGGTCAGCGCACGGATGGTTTTTTCGATGTCCATGGGACATGCCTCCATTTTGATATATTCTGCCCTTATCCTACCATTGTCATTCGCCGCTGTCAATTTCCTTTGCGGTTGAATCCGGCGGCGCGCTTTGCTATAATGGCGGCAGACAGACACAGAGGGGAGAAACGTTTCATGCAGTTACTTTATGCACTGGCCAAGCTGCGCACACCGTTTTTGGACACGGTGCTCGGCGCGCTCACCAACTGCGGCGGCGAGATCGTGTTCATGGCCGTCGCCATCATCGTGTTCTGGTGCGTGAGCAAGTCCTGCGGGTACTATATGCTCACGGTCGGCTTCGTCGGCACGATCGTCAACCAGCTTCTCAAGCTGGTGTTCCGCATCCCGCGCCCGTGGGTGAAAAACCCGAATTTCCAGATCGTCGAGAGCGCCCGGGCCGAGGCCACCGGCTACTCGTTCCCGAGCGGGCACACGCAGAATGTCTTCGCCTCCTTCGGCTGCCTCGGCCGCTGGACGAAGCGGACGTGGCTGCGCGTGGTCTGCGCCGCCGTGATCGTGCTCACGGCGTTCTCGCGCATGTACCTCGGCGTGCACACGCCGCTGGATGTCGGCGTGTCGTTCGGCCTCGGGCTTGTGCTGGTGTTTGCGCTCTACCCGCTCTTTCGGGACATTGACAGCCACCCGAACCGGCTTTACTGGCTTTTCGGCGTCATGGCCGTGCTGGGCCTTGCGTATCTGCTCTTTGCCGAGCTCTGGCCGTTTCCCGCGGACGTGGACGCCGCCAACCTTGCCTCCGGCCGCAAGAACGCCTACACGCTGCTCGGCGCGGTGCTGGGCATGACGTTTTCCTACTGGCTCGACCGGCGGTACGTGCACTTTGACGTGCGCGCCGTCTGGTGGGCGCAGGTGCTCAAGGCCGTGCTCGGCCTCGCCATCACGATCGGCCTGCGCACCGTGCTCAAAGCGCCGCTGCTCGCGCTGTGCGGCGGGCACAATATTGCCAATCTCATCCGCTATGCGCTCATGGTCATTTTTGCCGCCGGCATCTGGCCGATGACCTTTGGCTGGTTCGGCCGCCTCGGGCGGAACAAACCTGTGCCCGGCACGTCAGATTGAATTGACTTGTCGTCATAAGTGTGTTACTATTTATAAAGTTATGTAAACATGCCAACACGGACATAAAGAGGTGCGTATCACATGGACAAACACGCATTGGATCCTGCCTGCCTGCTCGGTGATCGGCTGCAGACGCTCTCGCGCGCGGAGCTGACCGCGCTGGCCGAGGCGCTGTGCCGCATCCTGGCGGAGCGCGGGACATATCACGGCGGCATCCGCCCGGACAACATCAGCCGCGCCGCAGACGGCACGGTCGGTCTTGGCGCGCCCGCCCGCACGGACACGAAGGACTGGACGACCGAGGAGCTGGAGTTCATGGCGCCCGAGGTGTTCTGGAGCGGCACGCTCGACGCCTCGGCCGATGTGTATTCGCTCGGCCTGCTGCTGTATGCGGGCGTGTCGGGCGGCCGTCTGCCGTTTTACCCGGACGACCGTGCGCCGCTGCCTGAGGACCAGACCGACGCGCTGCGCCGCCGCATGAACGGTGAGGCGCTGCCCCCGGCGCGCAAGGCCGGGCGCGGCCTGCAGGAGATCATCGCGCGCGCCACGCAGTGCAAGCCGGACGACCGCTACGCCACGCCGGCGGAGCTGTGCGCCGCGCTCGAGCAGTATGACGCCGAACAGCGCCGCAGTGTGCCGACCGCGCAGGAGATGTTCAACAAGCCCGAGCAGGAGCTCAGCGAGGTCGAGCGCATGATGCTCGACATCCTCGCCGAGGAGGCCGCCGCGCCTGTGCCGGAGGCTGAGCCGGAGATCGCGGCCGAGCCCGAAGCGGAAGCTGAGTCTGAGCTGAAGTTTGAGCTGAAGACCGAGGCGGAGGAAGCCCCGGTCATTGAGCCGGAGGCCGAACTCGAGTCGGAAGCAAAGCCAGAGGAAACCCCGGCTGCCGAACCGGAAGCAAAGCCAGAGGAAACCCCGGCTGCCGAACCGGAAGCAAAGCCGGAGGAAACCCCGGCTGCCGAACCGGAAGCAAAGCCCGAGGAAGCCCCGGTCACCGAGCCGAAACCGCAGCCCGAGCGCAAGCCCGAACCGCAGCCGCTGCCGAATAAATTCCGCCCCGAGAAGCGGCCCGTCCAGCCGGAGACCCCGGCGAAGCCGAAGTCGGAAAAGAAGCCGGAAAAGCCGCCTGTGAAAAAGCCGGAGGCCTACCGTCCCGCCCCGTCCAAGCCGAAAAAGCAGCCGTCGGCCGAGCAGCGCCAGTCGCACAAGGCGGGCATCCTGCTGACCGTGCTCATCATCTGCGCGGCCGTGCTGGCCGTGCTGCTGCTGCGCTCGCTCGGCGTGTTCGGCACGCCCGCCACGGCGGAGGCCACCCCGACGCCGACCGTCCCCGTCGAGACCGTCGTCCCGACCGAGACGCCCACGCCCACCCCGACGCCGAAGCCGGAGCCAACATATGAAGTCGTCACGGCGGACGTCTCCTGGGCCGACGCCGAAGCGGCGGCCGAGGCCAAGGGCGGCCACCTCGTTGTGATCGACAGCGCCGAGAAGTGGACGCGCGTCGCCCAGCTGGCCGACGAGTCCGGCCTGACCTATGTCTGGATCGGCCTGCACCGTACCGACAGCGGCGAGCTCGCCTGGGTCAAGGACAACGTTGACCCGGTCTATAACTGGGCGTCCGGCGAACCGTCCGTGCACGATACCAACGGCGCCGCCGAGGATTACGTGCTCATCACGAGAACGTCCAGCGGCTGGTATTATAACGACTGCATCGGCGATCCCGCCGGCCGTTACCCGCAGTTCTACAGCGGAAAGATCGGCTATATCATCGAGATCGACCCGTAAAATGTGCAAAAAGCTCCCCGGCCATCCGGCCGGGGAGCAATTTTTTTGCGCAGCGTTCAGGTCTGCCAGTCGGTGACTGGTTTGCCGTCGCTGTCGGTGAACGTGCCGCAGGCAATCATGATCAGGTCGACCAGCGCGCCGATACCGAAGCAGCCGGCCGTGAGCAGCCAGAGCACGCCCGTGCCGATCTTGCCGACGTAGAACCGGTGGATGCCGAGTCCGCCGACGAAGATGCACAGCAGCAGCGCGATCAGGCGCGATTTCGGGCTGGCGTTCGGGTCAACGGTTTTTGTCGGTGCCACGGCGCAGCCGCACTTTGGGCAGACGACGGCCTCGTCGACCAGCTGCGCGCCGCAATGAGCGCAGTATTTCATGGTGTTTCCCCTCCTTCGCTGCCGCCGCAGCGGCCGCGATACTTGTCACATGGCGGCGATACCTGTCATGTGATAAAATCAGTGTAGCATTCCGCCGGTGGCTTGTCAATTCCGGCGCAGCGCTCGCAGCCGAAATTTGCCGCCTGCGGTCAAAAAACCGCCCCGGGAGCATCTGCTCCCGGGGCGGTGGTGGATGATTTTAAATTTTATCTTCTGACCTTATATGTATCGGCAATATCGTCCCAACGGGGGATGGTTAATTTCTTTCCGTAAAAGGTCTCGTAACTTGCGAGAAATTCTCTTTTCCAGCTTGCAGAATGGATGCGGGTGTCAGGATTCTGCCATACAGTCTGCTCAACAGCGGACAGAAAATCTTCCAGACTACGGAACATTACAAAATCTCTCGGATTGGCACTATACCAAGTTCCGGGGCGAATTTTGTGAACGACATTGTTTTTCACTTGCAGGTTGAGAGGCCAGTTTTCCATTCGTCTTGTAATTTCCCAAACCTTTTTCAGCCATACATCTTTGATGGTTACAATACCATTTTCATCCATATCATAGCCGAAAATAAGATAA from Clostridiales bacterium carries:
- a CDS encoding DUF308 domain-containing protein — translated: MKVFKRIKWSYVVLSAMFLLLGIYLVVNPETSLVMICRILGAAMAVFGVMKIVLYFIREVEGVAIRFDFAVGLFCIILGALMLWRAPALTDILSVMIGLLVLVDSVFKLQVAVDSRRMGAHSWWVTLVCTVVCLVLGILLVFNPFDGKQVLTIMMGVSLIVDGVQNLCTVVYAAIFVKDVKAAVHDFVDDATAVETTGEVLGEDAPQSKPDEGPKAP
- a CDS encoding phosphatase PAP2 family protein, with product MQLLYALAKLRTPFLDTVLGALTNCGGEIVFMAVAIIVFWCVSKSCGYYMLTVGFVGTIVNQLLKLVFRIPRPWVKNPNFQIVESARAEATGYSFPSGHTQNVFASFGCLGRWTKRTWLRVVCAAVIVLTAFSRMYLGVHTPLDVGVSFGLGLVLVFALYPLFRDIDSHPNRLYWLFGVMAVLGLAYLLFAELWPFPADVDAANLASGRKNAYTLLGAVLGMTFSYWLDRRYVHFDVRAVWWAQVLKAVLGLAITIGLRTVLKAPLLALCGGHNIANLIRYALMVIFAAGIWPMTFGWFGRLGRNKPVPGTSD
- a CDS encoding MarR family transcriptional regulator; the encoded protein is MLEQNFQSVYEKFKLQFFRRLFSQVREREGSLSAMEAFSVEVIHELDAPTIGQFADFLGISQSNATYKVNNLIRKGYIVKENSDTDRREYHLKLSDKFYCYNGLMQSYIDTVMARIHERFTPEELATFEHVLAVMSDELMPECDVPKK
- a CDS encoding NgoBV family restriction endonuclease, translated to MRLSAQQVYDKLINDDRILEIEGRITFDFGDVNITVKQKDVVGNIIQEWVQGWLDKNHIEYAPSENTQMPPDFFLNPDDLTQNLLEVKAFNRSASPGFDIADFRAYQKEIVEHPYMLHADYLIFGYDMDENGIVTIKDVWLKKVWEITRRMENWPLNLQVKNNVVHKIRPGTWYSANPRDFVMFRSLEDFLSAVEQTVWQNPDTRIHSASWKREFLASYETFYGKKLTIPRWDDIADTYKVRR
- a CDS encoding TM2 domain-containing protein; protein product: MKYCAHCGAQLVDEAVVCPKCGCAVAPTKTVDPNASPKSRLIALLLCIFVGGLGIHRFYVGKIGTGVLWLLTAGCFGIGALVDLIMIACGTFTDSDGKPVTDWQT
- a CDS encoding lactate utilization protein; amino-acid sequence: MDIEKTIRALTGRGFAVQHFATGREAADYLDGAIDGTTVGIGGSKTIDQIGLYDRLTKHNTVWWHWRTPGFDTLDHALTAPVYLSSANAITEDGQILNIDGRGNRLAAMVYGIGKTVYIVAGTNKICPDFDSALSRARNTAAVQNMQRFDGDQPCHTAGRCLDCRSKSRGCNALLVLWGQMMDMAKVEVVLIDEPLGL